In Saccharothrix violaceirubra, the following are encoded in one genomic region:
- a CDS encoding cytochrome P450 yields the protein MSDLKNAALLLLGRLIVRFEALRGDPGARLFGTAVSRDPYPVYEAVRAKGELVHSSMRLFMTSSHALCDRILRDPVFEAVPAGALSPVDVAEWREGRRLVNPVDESFLVLSPPDHTRLRRMVAPWFTPRGLRARAEFVDRVVDEYLDRVDGPFDLVGDFAARVPVRVIADLLGVPDDDHDAFDRWGAAMVVALDGAQDMKELRTLRDGLAEFEAFLDDLIARRRREPGEDVVSALVGRGDVDRRDLIATTELLLVAGFETTVNLIGNAVLAVVAHPEVRERLVAEPSFADAVVEETLRMDPPVQYTVRAPNTTVRLAGTTVPKGTPIALLLAGANRDPAVFADPHTFRPDRPEREHLAFSGGIHYCLGAGLARMEAAAALRGLFGRFPDLRVAGRVRRRQSRVLRGAARLPVAGGRHTMVETIS from the coding sequence ATGAGCGACCTCAAGAACGCCGCGCTGCTCCTCCTCGGCCGACTGATCGTCCGGTTCGAGGCCCTGCGCGGCGATCCGGGCGCACGGCTGTTCGGCACGGCGGTCTCCCGCGACCCGTACCCCGTCTACGAAGCGGTCCGCGCCAAGGGCGAGTTGGTCCACAGCAGCATGCGGCTGTTCATGACGTCGTCGCACGCCCTGTGCGACCGGATCCTGCGCGACCCGGTGTTCGAGGCCGTGCCCGCCGGGGCGCTCTCACCGGTCGACGTGGCCGAGTGGCGGGAGGGCCGGCGCCTGGTCAACCCGGTCGACGAGTCGTTCCTCGTGCTCAGCCCGCCCGACCACACGCGGCTGCGGCGGATGGTCGCCCCGTGGTTCACCCCGCGCGGCCTGCGGGCGCGGGCCGAGTTCGTCGACCGGGTCGTCGACGAGTACCTCGACCGCGTGGACGGGCCGTTCGACCTGGTCGGGGACTTCGCGGCACGGGTGCCGGTGCGGGTGATCGCCGACCTGCTCGGCGTGCCCGACGACGACCACGACGCGTTCGACCGCTGGGGTGCCGCGATGGTCGTGGCGCTCGACGGCGCGCAGGACATGAAGGAACTGCGCACCCTGCGCGACGGGCTGGCCGAGTTCGAGGCGTTCCTCGACGACCTGATCGCCCGCCGCCGGCGGGAGCCGGGCGAGGACGTCGTCAGCGCCCTGGTCGGCCGCGGCGACGTCGACCGCCGGGACCTGATCGCGACGACCGAGCTGCTGCTGGTCGCGGGCTTCGAGACGACCGTGAACCTGATCGGCAACGCGGTGCTCGCCGTGGTCGCCCACCCGGAGGTGCGGGAGCGTCTCGTCGCGGAGCCGTCGTTCGCCGACGCGGTCGTCGAGGAGACGCTGCGGATGGACCCGCCCGTGCAGTACACGGTCCGGGCGCCCAACACCACCGTGCGGCTCGCGGGCACCACCGTGCCCAAGGGCACCCCGATCGCCCTGCTGCTCGCGGGCGCGAACCGGGACCCGGCGGTGTTCGCCGACCCCCACACGTTCCGCCCCGACCGGCCCGAGCGCGAGCACCTCGCGTTCTCCGGCGGCATCCACTACTGCCTCGGCGCGGGCCTGGCCCGGATGGAGGCCGCCGCCGCGCTGCGCGGGCTGTTCGGTCGGTTCCCCGACCTCCGGGTGGCGGGCCGGGTGCGCCGCCGGCAGTCGCGCGTCCTGCGCGGTGCCGCCCGGCTGCCGGTCGCCGGCGGCCGTCACACGATGGTGGAAACCATCAGCTGA
- a CDS encoding acyl-CoA thioesterase, with amino-acid sequence MADQRPAHVHRVRVRPADCDRQGIVHSTRYPVFFEAAMVETVRALLGSYHELAKQGVDLHVAESGVRHLNPARFDDLLRISVRVRTLGTTTLTLGFDAAVDDTPVATGWNRYVSVGTPEAHSAPLPDGLRRLLEPRRVPQPRGTRS; translated from the coding sequence ATGGCCGATCAGCGTCCCGCCCACGTGCACCGGGTGCGGGTGCGCCCGGCCGACTGCGACCGCCAGGGAATAGTGCACTCGACGCGCTACCCCGTCTTCTTCGAGGCCGCGATGGTCGAGACGGTGCGCGCCCTGCTCGGCTCGTACCACGAACTGGCCAAGCAGGGCGTCGACCTGCACGTGGCCGAGTCCGGCGTGCGCCACCTCAACCCCGCGCGGTTCGACGACCTGCTGCGGATCTCGGTGCGCGTGCGCACGCTCGGCACGACCACGCTGACGCTCGGCTTCGACGCGGCCGTCGACGACACCCCGGTCGCGACCGGCTGGAACCGGTACGTCTCCGTGGGCACGCCCGAAGCGCACAGCGCGCCGCTGCCCGACGGTCTGCGCCGCCTGCTCGAACCGCGTCGCGTCCCCCAACCGCGAGGGACCCGGTCATGA
- a CDS encoding TetR/AcrR family transcriptional regulator, translating to MPRVSQDHLDARRRQILDGARVCFARFGYEGATVRRLEEATGLSRGAIFHHFRDKESLFLALAEDDALRMAEVVAEQGLVQVMRDLLVAPEPTGTEHPGDWLGTRLEVSRRLRTDPEFRARWAERSRGLTDATRQRLLRQREVGNLRDDVDVDVLTSFLELVLEGLVSHLAMGLPADDLEPVLDLVEESVRRHRRSA from the coding sequence GTGCCCAGGGTCAGCCAGGACCACCTCGACGCCCGCCGCCGCCAGATCCTCGACGGCGCCCGCGTGTGCTTCGCGCGCTTCGGCTACGAGGGTGCGACCGTACGCCGGCTGGAGGAGGCTACCGGGCTCTCCCGCGGCGCCATCTTCCACCACTTCCGCGACAAGGAATCCCTGTTCCTGGCCCTGGCCGAGGACGACGCGCTGCGCATGGCCGAGGTCGTCGCCGAGCAGGGCCTGGTGCAGGTGATGCGCGACCTGCTCGTGGCGCCCGAGCCGACCGGCACCGAGCACCCCGGCGACTGGCTGGGCACCCGCCTGGAGGTGTCGCGGCGGCTGCGCACCGACCCGGAGTTCCGGGCGCGGTGGGCGGAACGCTCACGCGGCCTGACCGACGCGACCCGGCAGCGGTTGTTGCGCCAGCGCGAAGTCGGAAACCTGCGCGACGACGTGGACGTTGACGTGCTCACGTCGTTCCTGGAGCTGGTGCTGGAAGGTCTCGTGTCGCACCTGGCCATGGGTCTGCCCGCCGACGACCTCGAACCCGTGCTCGACCTGGTCGAGGAATCGGTCCGCCGGCACCGCCGATCGGCCTGA
- a CDS encoding Scr1 family TA system antitoxin-like transcriptional regulator has translation MTAGETSIARFVSRLGRSQAKVEVLDLVRLMGQGRQLELDERKATSVAVYEPMSVPPALRTPEYSAALGVEHRDVEVLRDRLCVFYLHEAALHARVGDDEVMAGQLRALVDSPWPVRLVTFAVGGGACLLRPFEYLEFVDEPPVAYVGEHPDVAGGHREALAELDRLALSELASRLFLLERAGVFAAS, from the coding sequence GTGACTGCTGGTGAGACGAGCATCGCTCGGTTCGTGTCCAGGCTCGGCCGGTCCCAGGCCAAGGTCGAGGTGCTCGACCTGGTGCGCCTGATGGGCCAGGGCCGACAGCTCGAACTCGACGAGCGCAAGGCGACCTCGGTCGCCGTGTACGAGCCGATGTCGGTGCCGCCGGCGCTGCGCACCCCGGAGTACTCGGCCGCGCTGGGCGTGGAGCACCGTGACGTCGAGGTGCTGCGCGACCGGCTGTGCGTCTTCTACCTGCACGAGGCCGCGTTGCACGCGCGGGTCGGCGACGACGAGGTGATGGCCGGCCAGTTGCGCGCCCTGGTCGACTCCCCGTGGCCGGTCCGACTGGTCACGTTCGCGGTCGGCGGTGGCGCGTGCCTGCTGCGGCCGTTCGAGTACCTGGAGTTCGTCGACGAGCCGCCGGTCGCGTACGTCGGCGAGCACCCGGACGTGGCCGGCGGGCACCGCGAGGCGCTGGCCGAACTGGACCGGTTGGCCCTGTCGGAGCTGGCCTCCCGGCTGTTCCTCCTCGAACGGGCGGGCGTGTTCGCGGCGTCCTGA
- a CDS encoding glutamate-cysteine ligase family protein: MEIEWTVHHADDPARPLDAARLAAALGRHAPPTLVPDSTQEPLPGGTPLTVEPGGQVEISTPPSDSLAELLKTVTADIDHVTGLLEPAGLVLGERGADPHRPPRRLLQVPRYAAMEHAFAPLGPEGLTMMCSTAGLQVCLDFGERADLPRRWAAVHALGPVLTALFANSPGVGGRRTDWASARMRSLYATDPIRTRAGAVCADPATAWARRVVDAPVIVVRRPGSSWLPPFPLTFAEWIDGALDRRPTAEDLDYHLSLQFPPVRPRGYLEIRYLDTPRHGHWMPPVALLAALFGDEAVVDAVLAATEAAAGRWLTAARVGLADPVLARAAREVVDLGCAALHRNDLSAHQNAAIAEELQRTLVERTRGEGR; the protein is encoded by the coding sequence GTGGAGATCGAGTGGACCGTCCACCACGCCGACGACCCGGCCCGCCCGCTCGACGCCGCGCGGCTCGCGGCGGCCCTCGGCCGGCACGCACCGCCCACCCTGGTCCCGGACAGCACCCAGGAACCCCTGCCCGGCGGGACGCCGCTCACCGTCGAACCCGGCGGGCAGGTCGAGATCTCCACCCCGCCGAGCGACTCGCTCGCGGAACTGCTCAAGACCGTCACCGCCGACATCGACCACGTGACCGGCCTGCTCGAACCCGCCGGACTGGTCCTCGGCGAGCGTGGTGCCGATCCCCACCGGCCACCGCGACGGCTGCTCCAGGTACCCCGTTACGCGGCGATGGAGCACGCCTTCGCCCCGCTGGGTCCCGAGGGCCTCACCATGATGTGCAGCACCGCCGGCCTCCAGGTGTGCCTGGACTTCGGCGAACGGGCCGACCTGCCCCGGCGCTGGGCCGCCGTGCACGCGCTCGGCCCGGTGCTCACCGCGTTGTTCGCCAACTCGCCGGGTGTCGGTGGTCGCCGCACCGACTGGGCGAGCGCGCGCATGCGCTCCCTCTACGCCACCGACCCGATCCGCACGCGGGCGGGCGCCGTGTGCGCCGACCCGGCCACCGCGTGGGCCCGACGGGTCGTGGACGCGCCGGTGATCGTGGTGCGCCGGCCCGGGTCGAGCTGGCTGCCGCCGTTCCCGCTCACGTTCGCCGAGTGGATCGACGGCGCGCTGGACCGCCGCCCCACCGCCGAGGACCTCGACTACCACCTGAGCCTCCAGTTCCCGCCCGTCCGGCCCCGCGGCTACCTGGAGATCCGCTACCTGGACACGCCCCGGCACGGCCACTGGATGCCGCCTGTCGCCCTGCTCGCCGCGTTGTTCGGCGACGAGGCCGTGGTGGACGCCGTGCTCGCCGCGACCGAGGCCGCCGCCGGCCGGTGGCTGACCGCCGCCCGGGTCGGCCTGGCCGACCCCGTGCTGGCCCGCGCCGCCCGCGAGGTCGTCGACCTGGGCTGTGCCGCCCTGCACCGCAACGACCTCTCCGCCCACCAGAACGCCGCGATAGCCGAGGAACTACAGCGGACGCTCGTCGAGCGGACCAGAGGGGAAGGACGATGA
- the egtB gene encoding ergothioneine biosynthesis protein EgtB, whose translation MTGIERLRDEVAAHLVRARERTTLLTGSVDDHDLVRQHSKLMSPLVWDLAHIGNQEELWLVRDVGGREPVRSDIDELYDAFKHARANRPELPLLGPAEARGYVGEVRDKVFDVLETSPLEGSRLVDGGFAFGMIVQHEQQHDETMLATHQLRVGPAVLDAPPPPRGAPVGPAEVLVPAGPFTMGTSTEAWALDNERPAHQAHTDAFFIDTTPVTNARYAEFVEDGGYADRRWWSEAGWAHVVKTPLVAPRFWERDGDRWYRTAFGTTAPLDPDQPVVHVCYHEAEAFARWAGRRLPTEVEWEKAARFDPATGRSRRWPWGDEDPTEAHANLGQRHLSPAPVGAYPAGVSALGVHQLIGDVWEWTSTDFHGYGGFEVFPYAEYSQVFFGPDYKVLRGGSFGSDRSAVRSTFRNWDYPIRRQIFAGFRCARDASPEESV comes from the coding sequence ATGACCGGCATCGAACGGCTGCGCGACGAGGTGGCCGCCCACCTCGTCCGGGCGCGCGAGCGCACCACGCTGCTGACCGGATCCGTCGACGACCACGATCTCGTGCGCCAGCACTCGAAGCTGATGTCGCCGCTGGTCTGGGACCTCGCGCACATCGGCAACCAGGAGGAACTCTGGCTGGTGCGCGACGTGGGCGGGCGTGAGCCCGTGCGGTCGGACATCGACGAGCTGTACGACGCGTTCAAGCACGCCCGCGCGAACCGCCCGGAACTGCCGTTGCTCGGCCCGGCCGAGGCGCGCGGGTACGTGGGCGAGGTCCGGGACAAGGTGTTCGACGTGCTGGAGACCAGCCCGCTGGAGGGCTCGCGGTTGGTCGACGGCGGGTTCGCGTTCGGCATGATCGTGCAGCACGAGCAGCAGCACGACGAGACCATGCTGGCCACGCACCAGCTCCGCGTCGGACCGGCGGTCCTGGACGCGCCGCCGCCACCACGCGGCGCACCCGTCGGACCGGCCGAGGTGCTCGTGCCCGCCGGCCCGTTCACCATGGGCACCTCCACCGAGGCGTGGGCGTTGGACAACGAACGCCCCGCGCACCAGGCGCACACGGACGCGTTCTTCATCGACACGACGCCGGTGACGAACGCGCGTTACGCCGAGTTCGTCGAGGACGGCGGCTACGCGGACCGGCGCTGGTGGAGCGAGGCCGGGTGGGCGCACGTCGTGAAGACGCCGCTGGTCGCACCGAGGTTCTGGGAACGCGACGGCGACCGGTGGTACCGCACGGCGTTCGGCACGACGGCCCCGCTCGACCCGGACCAGCCGGTCGTCCACGTCTGCTACCACGAGGCCGAGGCGTTCGCCCGCTGGGCGGGACGGCGGCTGCCGACCGAGGTCGAGTGGGAGAAGGCGGCCCGGTTCGACCCGGCCACCGGCCGGTCCCGCCGCTGGCCGTGGGGCGACGAGGACCCGACCGAGGCGCACGCCAACCTGGGCCAGCGGCACCTGTCGCCGGCACCGGTCGGCGCGTACCCGGCGGGCGTGTCGGCCCTGGGCGTGCACCAGTTGATCGGCGACGTGTGGGAGTGGACGAGCACCGACTTCCACGGCTACGGCGGGTTCGAGGTGTTCCCGTACGCCGAGTACTCGCAGGTGTTCTTCGGCCCGGACTACAAGGTGCTGCGCGGCGGGTCGTTCGGCTCGGACCGGTCGGCGGTGCGGTCGACGTTCCGCAACTGGGACTACCCGATCCGGCGGCAGATCTTCGCCGGGTTCCGCTGCGCCCGTGACGCCTCGCCGGAAGAGTCGGTCTGA
- the egtC gene encoding ergothioneine biosynthesis protein EgtC, with translation MCRHLGYLGPAVPLSGALVDAPHSLVHQAYAPRDMRGGGTVNVDGYGVGWYPAPGAAPLRYRRAGQVWADANLLALSRVTVSGAFLAAVRSATVGMPVVDTACAPFTDGRWLFSHNGRVIGWPDAVAPLASRLPVTDLLTLDAPTDAALLWAVVRRRLAEGADPTSALETVVSEVEEAAPGSRLNLMLTDGTVLVATTWWHALWVRSGAGAVTVSSEPLDDDPAWKEVPDRHVVTARVSEVDVRPMGMG, from the coding sequence GTGTGCCGCCATCTGGGTTACCTGGGCCCCGCCGTGCCCTTGTCCGGGGCGTTGGTCGACGCGCCGCACTCGTTGGTGCACCAGGCCTACGCGCCTCGGGACATGCGCGGCGGCGGCACGGTCAACGTCGACGGCTACGGCGTCGGGTGGTATCCGGCGCCGGGCGCGGCACCGCTGCGCTACCGCCGGGCCGGCCAGGTGTGGGCGGACGCGAACCTGTTGGCGTTGAGCCGGGTCACGGTGTCCGGTGCGTTCCTGGCGGCGGTCCGGTCGGCCACGGTCGGCATGCCGGTGGTGGACACCGCGTGCGCGCCGTTCACCGACGGGCGCTGGTTGTTCAGCCACAACGGACGCGTGATCGGCTGGCCGGACGCGGTCGCGCCGCTGGCGTCACGGTTGCCCGTCACCGACCTGCTCACCCTCGACGCCCCCACCGACGCGGCCCTGCTGTGGGCGGTGGTCCGCCGCCGACTCGCCGAAGGGGCGGACCCGACCTCCGCGCTGGAGACCGTGGTGTCCGAAGTGGAGGAAGCCGCTCCGGGCTCACGGCTGAACCTGATGCTCACCGACGGCACCGTGCTCGTGGCCACGACGTGGTGGCACGCGCTGTGGGTGCGCTCCGGCGCCGGCGCGGTGACCGTCTCCTCCGAACCCCTCGACGACGACCCGGCCTGGAAGGAGGTGCCCGACCGGCACGTCGTCACCGCGCGTGTGTCCGAAGTGGACGTTCGACCGATGGGAATGGGATGA
- the egtD gene encoding L-histidine N(alpha)-methyltransferase, with protein MTEPVLDVHLTPEDAALALRAEALAGLTAPAKWVSPKWFYDAVGSDLFEDITRLPEYYPTRAEREILEARSTEIATVTGARALVELGSGSSEKTRLLLDALRAHGTLAEFVPLDVSSSALVDAARSILESYPGLRVHGVVGDFTEHLGLLPGASPRLVAFLGGTIGNLVPDERAKFLTSLRDVLAPGEWLLLGTDLVKDPDVLVRAYDDAQGVTAEFNRNVLHVINRELDADFDTSAFRHVALWNPDAEWIEMRLRAAHPTRAHVGALGIDVEFARDEDLRTEVSAKFRRDGVARELASAGFTLHSWWTDTQSRFALSLSQATP; from the coding sequence ATGACCGAGCCAGTGCTGGACGTGCACCTGACACCCGAGGACGCGGCGCTCGCGCTGCGCGCGGAGGCCCTCGCCGGGCTCACCGCACCGGCGAAGTGGGTGTCCCCGAAGTGGTTCTACGACGCGGTCGGCAGCGACCTGTTCGAGGACATCACGCGACTGCCCGAGTACTACCCGACCCGGGCCGAACGGGAGATCCTGGAGGCCAGGTCGACCGAGATCGCCACCGTCACCGGCGCCCGCGCCCTGGTGGAACTGGGCTCCGGTTCGTCCGAGAAGACCCGGCTGCTGCTGGACGCGTTGCGCGCACACGGGACCCTGGCCGAGTTCGTACCGCTGGACGTGTCGTCGAGCGCGTTGGTCGACGCGGCCAGGTCGATCCTGGAGTCCTACCCCGGCCTGCGGGTGCACGGCGTGGTCGGCGACTTCACCGAACACCTCGGCCTGCTGCCCGGCGCGTCACCCCGCCTGGTCGCGTTCCTCGGCGGCACGATCGGCAACCTGGTCCCCGACGAACGGGCGAAGTTCCTGACGTCGTTGCGCGACGTGCTGGCGCCGGGGGAGTGGCTGCTGCTGGGCACGGACCTGGTGAAGGACCCTGATGTCCTGGTCCGCGCGTACGACGACGCCCAGGGCGTGACGGCCGAGTTCAACCGCAACGTGCTGCACGTGATCAACCGGGAACTGGACGCTGACTTCGACACGTCGGCGTTCCGCCACGTCGCACTGTGGAACCCGGACGCGGAGTGGATCGAGATGAGACTGCGCGCCGCCCACCCGACCCGCGCACACGTGGGAGCACTCGGCATAGACGTGGAATTCGCCCGCGACGAGGACCTGCGCACCGAGGTGTCGGCCAAATTCCGCCGCGACGGAGTAGCCCGCGAACTGGCCTCGGCAGGCTTCACACTGCACTCCTGGTGGACCGACACCCAGTCCCGCTTCGCCCTGTCACTCTCCCAAGCAACCCCGTAA
- a CDS encoding alpha/beta hydrolase: MALSTPIALILALTLSGLATPQAEARTQDPIKWSTCAEDVLKAVPAALRDKVTCAQHKVPLDHQDPQRGTISLSLLKRPAADQSRRIGSLFLNPGGPGGSGLVYPAYGESLFRPEVLRRFDLIGFDPRGVARSTPLKCFRTKEDADAVFNRLSVVPITDREVREAIDATEDYTDSCGKVAGPLLDHMSTEDVARDLDLLRQAVGDRQLTYVGFSYGTLLGATYANLFPSRSRALILDGNVDPTLRTRDGAEYDRQRAQGFELALDAFLKRCAQEGPKCAFSANDPRAKFDAARDALRTRSVTLPSQEVVTYTSYVGTVTGALYSPNRFKDLATWLQAVHAALDPGVASVPAAVPDLGPNRGRYDVRVGVGDAEYLSDDSYYGVNCTDKPFSTGTRQFPRIAKQWERESPTFGRQQAASDLLTCPSWPLDEPDRYSGPWNRRTPHPVLVVGNYYDPATQYRFSRRMAAQLGNARLVGVDAFGHCILGDSAGVDAVAADYLVDLKVPAAGLVFRPDVQPF, translated from the coding sequence ATGGCACTCAGCACCCCGATCGCCCTGATCCTGGCCCTCACCCTGTCCGGACTCGCCACACCGCAAGCCGAGGCCCGGACCCAAGACCCGATCAAGTGGTCCACCTGCGCCGAAGACGTACTCAAAGCAGTCCCCGCCGCCTTACGCGACAAGGTGACCTGCGCCCAGCACAAGGTCCCCTTGGACCACCAAGATCCCCAGCGCGGCACCATCTCCCTGTCCCTGCTCAAACGCCCCGCCGCCGACCAGTCCCGCCGGATCGGGTCCCTGTTCCTCAACCCCGGCGGCCCCGGCGGGTCGGGCCTCGTCTACCCCGCCTACGGCGAGTCACTCTTCCGACCCGAGGTGCTCCGCCGCTTCGACCTGATCGGCTTCGACCCGCGCGGCGTCGCCCGCAGCACGCCCCTGAAGTGCTTCCGCACCAAGGAGGACGCGGACGCGGTGTTCAACCGCCTGTCCGTCGTGCCGATCACCGACCGCGAGGTCCGCGAGGCGATCGACGCCACCGAGGACTACACCGACTCGTGCGGGAAGGTCGCCGGTCCGCTCCTGGACCACATGTCGACCGAGGACGTCGCCCGCGACCTCGACCTGCTGCGCCAGGCCGTCGGCGACCGGCAGCTCACCTACGTCGGGTTCTCCTACGGCACGCTGCTCGGCGCCACGTACGCGAACCTGTTCCCGTCCCGCTCCCGCGCCCTGATCCTGGACGGCAACGTCGACCCGACGCTGCGCACCCGCGACGGCGCCGAGTACGACCGGCAACGCGCGCAGGGCTTCGAGCTGGCCCTGGACGCGTTCCTCAAGCGCTGCGCCCAAGAAGGCCCCAAGTGCGCCTTCAGCGCGAACGACCCGCGCGCCAAGTTCGACGCCGCCCGTGACGCCCTGCGCACCAGGTCGGTCACTTTGCCCTCCCAGGAGGTCGTGACCTACACGTCCTACGTCGGCACGGTCACCGGCGCGCTCTACTCGCCGAACCGGTTCAAAGACCTGGCCACGTGGCTCCAGGCCGTGCACGCCGCGCTCGATCCCGGCGTCGCCTCGGTGCCGGCCGCGGTGCCCGACCTCGGCCCGAACCGGGGCCGCTACGACGTCCGGGTGGGCGTGGGCGACGCCGAGTACCTGTCCGACGACTCGTACTACGGCGTCAACTGCACCGACAAGCCGTTCTCCACCGGCACCCGGCAGTTCCCGCGCATCGCGAAGCAGTGGGAACGCGAGTCGCCCACCTTCGGCCGTCAGCAGGCGGCCTCGGACCTGCTCACGTGCCCGTCGTGGCCGCTCGACGAGCCGGACCGCTACTCGGGTCCGTGGAACCGCCGCACGCCCCACCCCGTGCTGGTCGTGGGCAACTACTACGACCCGGCCACGCAGTACAGGTTCTCGCGGCGCATGGCCGCCCAGCTCGGCAACGCCCGGCTGGTGGGCGTCGACGCGTTCGGGCACTGCATCCTGGGCGACAGCGCGGGCGTGGACGCCGTCGCGGCCGACTACCTGGTCGACCTCAAGGTCCCGGCGGCGGGCCTGGTGTTCCGACCGGACGTCCAACCGTTCTGA
- a CDS encoding nitroreductase/quinone reductase family protein, which yields MGEVLDFNKQVVDEFRAHRGVVGGFFEGARLILLTTTGARSGRAHTVPLGYLPDEDGILVIGSAGGTPRHPAWYHNLLASPEATVEDGTFTYRATAEVLTGAERDDVWARAVEADAGWAAYQEKTTRVLPVVRLRQAGFSPPGGSSFGEALKLVHDAFRRELATIRREVAASGPTLGAQLKINCLVACQGLRGHHDREEQAMFPALAERFPEAAPAIGLLRQEHEKVAALIESLQAAVRSPAADRKRVVSEVDGLVAELLAHLDHEEELVVPLLDLP from the coding sequence ATGGGAGAGGTTTTGGATTTCAACAAGCAGGTCGTCGACGAGTTCCGCGCCCATCGCGGTGTCGTCGGTGGCTTCTTCGAAGGCGCACGACTGATCCTCCTGACGACGACGGGTGCGCGGTCGGGGCGTGCGCACACCGTGCCGTTGGGCTACCTGCCCGACGAGGACGGCATCCTCGTCATCGGTTCGGCGGGCGGCACGCCGAGACACCCGGCGTGGTACCACAACCTGCTCGCCTCGCCGGAGGCGACGGTGGAGGACGGCACGTTCACGTACCGGGCGACGGCCGAGGTGCTGACCGGCGCCGAACGCGACGACGTCTGGGCCCGTGCGGTGGAAGCCGACGCGGGCTGGGCGGCGTACCAGGAGAAGACCACACGGGTGCTGCCCGTGGTCCGGTTGCGCCAGGCGGGTTTCTCGCCGCCGGGCGGGTCGTCGTTCGGCGAGGCGTTGAAGCTGGTCCACGACGCGTTCCGCCGCGAGTTGGCCACGATCCGCCGCGAGGTGGCGGCGTCGGGTCCGACGCTCGGCGCCCAGTTGAAGATCAACTGTCTGGTCGCGTGCCAGGGTCTACGGGGTCACCACGACAGGGAGGAGCAGGCCATGTTCCCCGCGTTGGCGGAGCGCTTCCCCGAGGCGGCACCGGCGATCGGTCTGCTGCGGCAGGAGCACGAGAAGGTCGCGGCGTTGATCGAGTCGCTCCAGGCTGCCGTCCGGTCGCCCGCGGCGGACCGTAAGCGGGTCGTGTCCGAAGTGGACGGTCTGGTCGCGGAACTCCTGGCACACCTGGACCACGAGGAGGAGCTGGTCGTACCGCTGCTCGACCTGCCGTGA